A single region of the Roseivivax sp. THAF197b genome encodes:
- a CDS encoding proton-conducting transporter membrane subunit, whose translation MSSLLPLSFLAPMVLLAVAARAMLTPGARPGSLPRWAEAAALASLGLTLAGLVQLLVAGPETRSLGGGLGLIALRLDALSATMAVLVGFVGWIVLRYSRSYLDGEPREGAFHGLMLATLAAVLILVQAGSFAVLVAAFLAIGAGLRALLLFYPDRPEARRAATKFTLVWGFGDASLIVAGLLFWAAFGTSDLTAIGAAAADAGLPVAAHIAVALLVLTAALKTASFPLHGWLTEVMEAPTPVSALLHAGIINSGGFLLIRMAEPMRESPGAMAALVILGGLTALFGAMVMLTQSAVKTGLAWSTISQMGFMLLQCGLGLWTLALLHIVAHSLYKAHAFLGSGGAVKAVTDARRPGPVAAPDLAAVARAFVLALVLYGVVAAGFMAFVAPKSAQALALGAMLIFGVAYLVAQGLADKAPKALTQRTALASFGAALAYFAFQQGAHVLWGAHLPAPQAPGPLEWALIVLALFSFGLIALAQSLFPLWAHHPATAGLRVHLANGLYLNALLDRLIGGFRAAKSN comes from the coding sequence ATGTCCTCGCTGCTTCCGCTGTCTTTCCTGGCCCCCATGGTGCTATTGGCCGTGGCCGCGCGCGCCATGCTGACACCGGGCGCCCGCCCCGGATCTCTGCCCCGCTGGGCCGAGGCCGCGGCGCTTGCATCTCTTGGCCTGACGCTGGCCGGATTGGTCCAGCTCCTGGTCGCAGGACCGGAAACGCGCAGCCTTGGCGGCGGGCTTGGCCTGATCGCGCTGCGGCTCGATGCGCTCAGCGCCACGATGGCGGTGCTGGTGGGCTTTGTGGGCTGGATCGTTCTGCGGTATTCGCGCAGCTATCTCGACGGGGAGCCGCGCGAAGGCGCCTTTCACGGCCTGATGCTGGCGACGCTGGCCGCGGTTCTGATCCTCGTGCAAGCGGGCAGTTTTGCCGTTCTGGTCGCGGCGTTCCTCGCGATTGGCGCGGGCCTGCGGGCCTTGCTCCTGTTCTATCCCGACCGGCCCGAAGCGCGGCGTGCGGCCACGAAATTCACGCTGGTCTGGGGCTTCGGCGATGCCAGCCTCATCGTGGCCGGGCTTCTCTTCTGGGCGGCGTTCGGCACGAGCGACCTGACCGCAATCGGCGCCGCGGCGGCCGATGCGGGCCTGCCGGTTGCGGCTCATATCGCAGTGGCGCTCCTGGTACTCACAGCCGCGCTTAAGACCGCTTCCTTCCCGCTGCATGGCTGGCTGACCGAAGTGATGGAAGCGCCCACGCCCGTCTCTGCGCTGCTGCACGCGGGCATCATCAACTCCGGCGGCTTCCTTCTGATCCGGATGGCCGAGCCCATGCGCGAAAGCCCCGGCGCCATGGCCGCGCTGGTAATCCTGGGCGGGTTGACCGCGCTTTTCGGCGCGATGGTCATGCTGACCCAAAGTGCCGTGAAGACGGGCCTTGCCTGGTCGACGATCAGCCAGATGGGCTTCATGCTGCTGCAATGCGGTCTTGGCCTCTGGACGCTGGCGCTGCTGCACATCGTGGCGCATTCGCTCTACAAGGCGCATGCCTTCCTGGGCTCGGGCGGCGCGGTCAAGGCCGTGACCGATGCCCGGCGCCCCGGCCCCGTGGCCGCCCCCGATCTGGCCGCGGTGGCGCGCGCCTTCGTTCTGGCGCTGGTTCTATACGGCGTGGTCGCTGCGGGCTTCATGGCCTTCGTCGCGCCGAAATCCGCACAGGCGCTGGCCTTGGGCGCGATGTTGATCTTCGGCGTGGCCTATCTCGTGGCACAGGGTCTTGCGGACAAGGCCCCGAAAGCGCTGACGCAGCGCACGGCCCTGGCTTCTTTCGGGGCGGCGCTGGCCTATTTCGCCTTCCAGCAGGGCGCGCATGTGCTCTGGGGCGCGCATCTGCCCGCGCCGCAGGCGCCCGGTCCGCTTGAATGGGCGCTCATCGTGCTTGCGCTCTTCTCTTTCGGGCTCATTGCGCTGGCGCAGTCGCTCTTCCCGCTCTGGGCGCATCATCCGGCCACGGCGGGGCTTCGGGTCCACCTTGCCAACGGGCTTTACCTCAACGCGTTGCTGGATCGCCTGATCGGCGGATTCCGGGCTGCGAAATCCAACTGA
- a CDS encoding LysR family transcriptional regulator gives MLNLHHLRLFRAVARDGTLTGAARGLNLSQSAVSTQIKTLEATLGHPLFERRGRGLVLTEAGRIALDHAEAIFRTADDLTATLRETGSARRPLRVGALATLSRNFQLEFLRPLIQRPDVEVILRSGSQSSLLSGLEALSLDVVLTNLAPSRDAASAYLTRRLDAQPVSLIGTPSRLGQGPHELARLLTEMPLILPTPETALRSAFDALTASLSITPHIAAEADDMAMLRLLAREDAGLAVIPSIVVRDELASGVLIEALRLRDMEETFYAVSLQRRFPNPLLAELLGDGARATKGP, from the coding sequence ATGCTGAACCTGCATCACCTCCGTCTTTTCCGTGCCGTGGCCCGCGATGGCACGCTGACGGGCGCTGCGCGCGGGCTGAACCTGTCGCAATCGGCGGTCTCGACCCAGATCAAGACGCTGGAGGCGACGCTCGGCCATCCGCTTTTCGAACGGCGGGGGCGGGGGCTTGTCCTGACCGAAGCGGGGCGCATCGCGCTCGATCATGCGGAGGCGATCTTTCGCACCGCCGACGATCTGACGGCCACCTTGCGCGAAACCGGATCGGCGCGCCGTCCCCTCCGGGTGGGGGCGCTTGCGACACTGTCGCGCAACTTCCAGCTGGAATTCCTGCGCCCGCTCATCCAGCGCCCGGATGTGGAGGTGATCCTGCGCTCGGGCTCGCAATCCTCGCTTCTGTCGGGGTTGGAGGCGCTGTCGCTCGACGTGGTGCTGACCAACCTGGCGCCCAGCCGGGATGCGGCCAGCGCCTATCTGACCCGCAGGCTCGATGCGCAACCGGTGAGCCTGATCGGCACGCCTTCGCGTCTGGGGCAGGGGCCGCATGAGCTTGCGCGCTTGCTGACCGAGATGCCGCTGATCCTGCCCACGCCCGAAACCGCGCTTAGATCCGCGTTCGACGCGCTGACAGCCAGCCTGTCAATCACGCCGCATATCGCGGCCGAGGCTGATGACATGGCCATGCTCCGCCTTCTTGCGCGGGAAGATGCGGGCCTTGCCGTGATCCCCTCCATCGTCGTGCGTGACGAGCTGGCCTCGGGCGTGCTGATCGAAGCGCTGCGCCTGCGCGACATGGAAGAGACGTTCTACGCGGTGAGCCTGCAGCGCCGCTTTCCGAATCCGCTTCTGGCCGAATTGCTGGGCGATGGCGCGCGCGCCACCAAGGGGCCGTAG
- a CDS encoding ABC transporter substrate-binding protein, which yields MLKHIVLAGAVATAASAASAQTEMPFALDWKFEGPAAPYTHAVDAGLFEAQGLSVSITEGAGSLDAIPKVATGAFPVGFADINSVMRFLDQNPDAPVMPVMMVYDKPPFAVVGRISQGVSEPADLEGRTLGAPPPDGAWAQFPIFAAENDLDVDAITVEPVGFPTREPMLAQGEVDAVTGFSFSSTLNLIRLGVPEEDISVILMADYGVDLYGNAIIVNTDFAEANPEAVTGFLTAIAQGWQQAIDNPDAAIEALLKRNPAADADLEKRRLQLAIDANVMTEYVGENGMGNIDPERFAAAIEQTKTVYEFQNEPDAAKFFDDSYLPAGDVLMLK from the coding sequence ATGCTGAAACACATCGTTCTCGCCGGTGCTGTCGCCACTGCGGCCAGTGCCGCCTCCGCGCAAACCGAAATGCCTTTCGCGCTTGATTGGAAGTTCGAAGGCCCCGCCGCGCCTTATACCCATGCGGTCGATGCGGGCCTCTTCGAGGCGCAGGGCCTGTCCGTCAGCATCACCGAAGGGGCCGGATCGCTCGACGCGATCCCGAAGGTCGCCACGGGCGCCTTCCCGGTGGGCTTTGCCGATATCAACTCGGTGATGCGCTTTCTCGATCAGAACCCCGACGCGCCGGTCATGCCGGTCATGATGGTCTACGACAAGCCGCCCTTTGCGGTGGTGGGCCGCATCAGCCAAGGCGTGTCCGAGCCAGCTGATCTGGAAGGCCGCACGCTGGGCGCGCCGCCGCCCGATGGCGCCTGGGCGCAATTCCCGATCTTCGCCGCCGAGAATGACCTCGACGTGGATGCAATCACCGTGGAGCCCGTAGGCTTCCCCACGCGCGAGCCGATGCTGGCGCAGGGCGAGGTGGACGCCGTGACTGGCTTCTCCTTCTCCTCGACGTTGAACCTGATCCGTCTGGGCGTGCCCGAGGAGGACATCTCGGTCATCCTGATGGCCGATTACGGCGTTGACCTCTACGGCAACGCGATCATCGTGAACACCGACTTCGCCGAAGCCAACCCCGAGGCGGTGACCGGCTTCCTGACCGCCATCGCGCAGGGCTGGCAGCAAGCCATCGACAACCCCGACGCCGCCATCGAGGCGCTGCTGAAGCGCAACCCGGCCGCCGATGCCGATCTCGAAAAGCGTCGTCTGCAACTGGCCATCGACGCCAACGTGATGACCGAATACGTGGGCGAGAACGGCATGGGCAATATCGACCCCGAGCGCTTCGCCGCCGCCATCGAGCAGACCAAGACCGTCTACGAGTTCCAGAACGAACCCGACGCGGCAAAGTTCTTCGATGACAGCTATCTGCCTGCGGGCGACGTGCTGATGCTCAAGTAA
- a CDS encoding ABC transporter ATP-binding protein: MDNLIEIKGVQHAYKTKAGPLPVLDGLDISVPEGEFCAVVGPSGCGKSTLTRLVAGLMKPDAGEVWLHGERVTSPRKTVGMAFQNPVLLEWRTILENVILPLEIVAPSMPRRDRVARAEQLLEMVGLSGFEEKRPSELSGGMRQRASLCRAIVHKPDVLIMDEPFGALDNFTREDLWQTMHDLREKEPFTAVLITHDLRESVFLGDQVVVLSGRPARTQFILNVDLPQDRTIDVLYTQKAADMLHTLRDQIKIAQGRDPEVAA, from the coding sequence ATGGATAATCTCATAGAAATCAAGGGCGTGCAGCACGCCTACAAGACCAAGGCCGGGCCGCTCCCCGTCCTTGACGGGCTCGATATCTCCGTGCCCGAGGGCGAGTTCTGCGCCGTGGTTGGCCCGTCGGGCTGCGGGAAATCCACGCTGACGCGGCTCGTGGCAGGCCTGATGAAGCCCGATGCGGGCGAGGTCTGGCTGCATGGAGAGCGGGTGACCAGCCCGCGCAAGACTGTCGGCATGGCCTTTCAGAACCCCGTGCTTCTGGAATGGCGCACCATCCTTGAAAACGTCATCCTGCCGCTCGAGATCGTGGCGCCGTCGATGCCGCGCCGCGACCGCGTCGCCCGCGCCGAACAATTGCTCGAGATGGTGGGCCTTTCGGGTTTCGAGGAAAAACGCCCCTCGGAGCTCTCGGGCGGGATGCGCCAGCGCGCCTCTCTGTGCCGGGCTATCGTGCACAAGCCGGACGTGCTGATCATGGACGAGCCCTTCGGCGCGCTCGACAATTTCACCCGCGAGGATCTGTGGCAGACCATGCACGATCTGCGCGAAAAGGAGCCCTTCACCGCCGTGCTCATCACCCATGATCTGCGCGAGAGCGTCTTTCTCGGCGATCAGGTCGTGGTGCTGTCGGGCCGTCCCGCCCGCACGCAGTTCATTTTGAACGTGGACCTGCCGCAGGACCGCACCATCGACGTGCTCTATACTCAGAAAGCCGCCGACATGCTTCACACGCTGCGCGATCAGATCAAGATCGCCCAGGGCCGCGATCCGGAGGTGGCCGCCTGA
- a CDS encoding ABC transporter permease yields MDMVRKIGVPVATILAFLLFWEALVRINNWPNYVMASPSDLPAAYAQFWELFLIGSWQTLWRTVAGLGLAVLFGLLLGMIMGFSRIARDGLYPLLVGFNAIPKATLVPVLALLFIGQHDFNTVMMAFLISFFPIAVSVGIGLSTLEPEYRDILRSLGASRFTIFRKIALPKTLPEFFGALKVSVTLAFIGTNLVEIVSPHGRGLGALFLSGQTNSNYPLMFAVLIALAILGIALYYAVVALEKTFAGWAERQST; encoded by the coding sequence ATGGATATGGTTCGAAAGATCGGCGTGCCCGTCGCCACCATCCTCGCCTTCCTGCTTTTCTGGGAAGCGCTGGTGCGCATCAACAACTGGCCGAACTACGTCATGGCCTCGCCATCGGACCTGCCCGCCGCCTACGCGCAATTCTGGGAGCTGTTCCTGATCGGGTCCTGGCAGACGCTCTGGCGAACGGTGGCGGGGCTTGGCCTTGCAGTGCTGTTCGGCCTGCTTCTGGGCATGATCATGGGCTTCAGCCGCATCGCGCGTGACGGGCTCTACCCGCTGCTGGTGGGCTTCAACGCGATCCCCAAGGCGACGCTGGTGCCGGTTCTGGCGCTTCTGTTCATCGGCCAGCATGATTTCAACACGGTGATGATGGCCTTCCTGATCTCGTTCTTTCCCATCGCCGTGTCGGTCGGAATTGGCCTCTCGACGCTGGAGCCGGAATACCGCGACATCCTGCGCTCGCTCGGTGCGTCACGGTTCACGATCTTCCGCAAGATCGCGCTGCCGAAGACGCTGCCCGAGTTCTTCGGGGCGCTGAAAGTGTCGGTGACGCTGGCCTTCATCGGCACCAACCTCGTGGAGATCGTCTCGCCGCACGGGCGGGGCCTTGGTGCGCTGTTCCTGTCGGGACAGACCAACTCCAACTACCCGCTGATGTTCGCGGTGCTGATCGCGCTCGCGATCCTGGGCATTGCGCTTTATTACGCGGTGGTCGCGCTCGAGAAGACCTTCGCGGGCTGGGCCGAACGGCAATCGACCTGA
- a CDS encoding gamma-glutamyltransferase family protein: MHLRHDALYASRRSPILAQNVVSTSHPLAAQAGLSMLAKGGNAVDAAIAAAATLTVVEPTGNGLGSDAFCILWDGKELHGLNSSGAAPAAWTPERFAGQSEIPFRGWESVTVPGAIAAWAELAEKYARFDLPTLLAPATAYAEGGFIVSPIIGALWERGAEMLSDQPGFAEAFMPGGAAPRAGTRFRNPAQAQSLAAIAETNGRAFYEGALAEKIIADARKHGAALSMADLAEHRPEWCGTISSDFDDLSLHEIPPNGQGIAALMALGMLAHTGVRDLGPDDPQALHLQIEAVKLAFADLYAYVADRPYMTAPRVEDLIDPGYLAKRAKLISTDRAQDYGPGEPQAGGTVYLTTADASGMMVSFIQSNYSGFGSGVVVPGTGISLQNRGAGFTLEKGHPNEVAPRKKPFHTIIPGFLMKNGQPAMSFGVMGGPMQAQGHVQMTLRTQLWEQDVQSAVDSPRWRFVKGMNVACEEAMPEATRDALAKLGHEITVETPDTAFGFGGAQLIQRLEDGSYAAGSDPRKDGQAVGF; the protein is encoded by the coding sequence ATGCATTTGCGCCATGATGCCCTCTACGCTTCCCGCCGCTCCCCGATCCTTGCGCAGAACGTGGTCTCCACGTCGCACCCGCTGGCCGCGCAGGCAGGCCTGTCGATGCTGGCGAAGGGGGGCAATGCCGTCGATGCGGCTATCGCCGCCGCCGCCACGCTGACAGTGGTCGAGCCCACGGGCAACGGGCTTGGCTCCGATGCGTTCTGCATCCTGTGGGATGGCAAGGAATTGCACGGGCTCAACTCCTCGGGCGCGGCCCCTGCGGCCTGGACGCCCGAGCGCTTCGCGGGCCAATCCGAGATCCCCTTCCGTGGCTGGGAAAGCGTGACCGTGCCGGGCGCAATTGCCGCCTGGGCCGAGTTGGCCGAGAAATATGCCCGCTTCGACCTGCCCACGCTGCTGGCGCCTGCCACGGCCTATGCCGAGGGCGGTTTCATCGTCTCCCCCATCATCGGCGCCTTGTGGGAGCGCGGCGCGGAGATGCTGTCGGACCAGCCCGGTTTCGCGGAAGCCTTCATGCCCGGCGGGGCCGCACCCAGGGCCGGTACGCGCTTCCGCAATCCGGCACAGGCGCAAAGCCTCGCCGCGATTGCCGAAACCAACGGACGGGCCTTCTACGAAGGCGCGCTGGCCGAGAAGATCATCGCCGATGCGCGCAAGCACGGCGCGGCTCTGTCCATGGCGGATCTGGCGGAGCATCGCCCCGAATGGTGCGGCACGATCTCGTCTGATTTCGACGATCTGAGCCTGCACGAGATCCCGCCCAACGGTCAGGGCATTGCCGCGTTGATGGCCCTTGGAATGCTCGCCCATACCGGCGTGCGCGATCTCGGCCCCGACGATCCACAGGCGCTGCATCTGCAGATCGAAGCGGTGAAGCTGGCCTTTGCGGATCTTTACGCCTATGTCGCCGACCGCCCCTACATGACCGCCCCCCGCGTGGAGGATCTGATCGATCCGGGTTACCTCGCCAAGCGCGCCAAGCTCATCAGCACCGACCGCGCGCAGGATTACGGCCCCGGCGAACCGCAGGCGGGCGGCACGGTCTACCTGACCACCGCCGATGCCTCGGGCATGATGGTGTCCTTCATCCAGTCGAATTACTCGGGCTTCGGATCGGGCGTGGTGGTGCCCGGTACCGGGATCAGCCTGCAGAACCGCGGCGCGGGCTTCACGCTGGAAAAAGGCCACCCGAACGAGGTCGCCCCCCGCAAGAAGCCGTTCCATACGATCATTCCGGGCTTCCTGATGAAGAACGGCCAGCCTGCCATGAGCTTCGGCGTTATGGGCGGCCCGATGCAGGCCCAGGGCCATGTGCAGATGACCCTGCGCACCCAACTATGGGAGCAGGATGTGCAATCGGCGGTCGACTCGCCGCGCTGGCGCTTCGTTAAGGGCATGAACGTCGCCTGCGAGGAGGCGATGCCTGAGGCCACGCGCGACGCGCTAGCCAAGCTCGGTCACGAGATCACGGTGGAGACGCCCGATACGGCCTTCGGCTTCGGGGGCGCGCAGCTGATCCAGCGGCTCGAGGATGGCAGCTACGCGGCAGGCTCCGATCCGCGCAAGGACGGACAGGCGGTGGGCTTCTGA
- a CDS encoding tripartite tricarboxylate transporter permease encodes MDAFLLGASEVLSPVTLLMMLAGSIAGIIAAAIPGFTVTMAIVLTLPLTFTMEPLQGIAVMLSVYVGGYTGGLISAALLGIPGTPSSVATTFDAFPMSRKGEPGRALSIGVWASFFGTLISTAVLIVAAPPLAIFAVKLGPWEYFSLIVFALTIVASLVGHSLQRGLIAALIGLAIATIGTDPILGRPRFDMGFELLAAGLPFLIVLIGIFAISQLASEVEDAKAIKTGEKLVEGEIDFKTWAVMREVLMRPVNLIRSSIVGVAIGALPGAGGSIANLVAYDQAKRSSKTPEKFGTGITDGVVASEAGNSATAGGGLIPLIALGIPGSAVDAILMASLMVHGISVGPRLIMDNADLVYGMFLAMAVSSLMMLVVCVLSMRAFLRVAEVPKWVVVPVVLVCCVVGSFALNNRVTDLYLLGAIGLFGYALKALDYPLAPLVLGVILGPIAETNLRRALMTDNDWSLFVTRPVSLLFLVAAILSVAWAIRGIVKSRRSCNNDTKDAS; translated from the coding sequence ATGGATGCGTTTCTTCTCGGCGCCTCCGAGGTGCTTTCGCCCGTCACGCTTCTGATGATGCTGGCAGGCTCCATCGCGGGCATCATCGCCGCTGCGATCCCCGGCTTCACGGTGACCATGGCGATCGTCCTGACCCTGCCCCTGACCTTCACGATGGAGCCCTTGCAGGGCATCGCGGTGATGCTGTCGGTCTATGTGGGCGGCTATACCGGCGGTCTGATTTCCGCGGCCCTTCTGGGGATTCCGGGCACGCCCTCTTCGGTTGCCACGACCTTCGACGCCTTCCCGATGTCGCGCAAGGGCGAGCCCGGGCGCGCGCTATCCATCGGGGTCTGGGCGTCATTCTTCGGCACGCTCATTTCGACCGCCGTGCTGATCGTCGCGGCACCGCCGCTTGCGATCTTCGCGGTGAAGCTTGGCCCTTGGGAATATTTCTCGCTCATTGTCTTCGCGCTGACCATCGTGGCCTCGCTTGTGGGCCATTCGCTGCAACGCGGCCTGATCGCGGCCCTCATCGGCCTCGCCATCGCCACCATCGGCACCGACCCGATCCTGGGTCGCCCGCGCTTCGACATGGGGTTCGAGCTCTTGGCGGCGGGCCTGCCCTTCCTGATCGTGCTGATCGGCATTTTCGCGATCTCGCAGCTTGCCTCCGAGGTGGAGGATGCCAAGGCCATCAAGACCGGCGAAAAGCTCGTCGAGGGCGAGATCGACTTCAAGACATGGGCGGTGATGCGCGAAGTGCTGATGCGCCCGGTGAACCTGATCCGGTCCTCCATCGTGGGCGTGGCCATCGGCGCGCTGCCGGGTGCGGGCGGCTCCATCGCCAATCTCGTGGCCTATGACCAGGCCAAGCGCAGCTCCAAGACGCCCGAGAAGTTCGGCACCGGCATCACCGACGGGGTCGTGGCCTCGGAGGCGGGGAATTCCGCGACCGCGGGCGGCGGGCTTATCCCGCTGATCGCGCTCGGCATCCCCGGCTCCGCGGTCGACGCGATCCTGATGGCCTCGCTCATGGTGCATGGTATCTCGGTCGGTCCGCGCCTGATCATGGACAATGCCGATCTGGTTTACGGCATGTTCCTTGCGATGGCCGTCTCCAGCCTGATGATGCTGGTGGTCTGCGTCCTGTCGATGCGCGCTTTCCTGCGGGTGGCGGAGGTGCCGAAATGGGTTGTCGTGCCGGTGGTTCTGGTCTGCTGCGTCGTGGGCTCCTTCGCGCTGAACAACCGGGTCACGGACCTCTACCTTCTGGGCGCCATCGGCCTCTTCGGCTATGCGCTGAAGGCGCTGGACTATCCGCTGGCGCCCCTGGTGCTGGGCGTGATCCTGGGCCCCATCGCCGAGACGAACCTGCGCCGCGCGCTGATGACGGACAATGACTGGTCGCTCTTCGTGACCCGTCCCGTCAGCCTGCTGTTCCTCGTGGCGGCAATCCTTTCCGTGGCCTGGGCGATCCGCGGCATCGTGAAATCGCGCCGTTCCTGCAACAATGACACGAAGGACGCTTCCTGA
- a CDS encoding tripartite tricarboxylate transporter TctB family protein: MSQEATPYDAEEAGEVARLLSYVALLAVSAGLFLEARVIPTSRFEVLGAGAFPMLVHGVLMLLLLIAIVGSVRSLPGSAYGRFAARITGWAVERRLVFAVFGCLAVYLAAMPVIGYPIATLGFLLVLQIVLSPKTRTAIALAVALSILFSFGLNWLFAEVFNVFLPRGS; encoded by the coding sequence GTGAGCCAAGAGGCCACCCCATATGACGCGGAGGAGGCGGGCGAGGTTGCCCGCCTTCTCTCCTATGTCGCGCTGCTGGCGGTCTCGGCCGGATTGTTCCTCGAAGCCCGCGTGATCCCCACATCCCGTTTCGAGGTGCTGGGTGCGGGCGCCTTCCCGATGCTGGTGCACGGCGTTCTGATGCTGCTCCTGCTCATCGCCATCGTGGGGTCGGTCCGCAGCCTGCCCGGCTCCGCCTATGGCCGCTTTGCCGCCCGCATCACGGGCTGGGCCGTGGAACGCCGCCTCGTCTTCGCGGTCTTCGGCTGCTTGGCGGTGTATCTCGCGGCGATGCCGGTCATCGGCTATCCTATTGCGACGCTGGGCTTTCTACTGGTGCTGCAGATCGTTCTGTCGCCCAAGACCCGCACGGCCATCGCGCTGGCCGTCGCCCTGTCGATCCTCTTCTCCTTCGGCTTGAACTGGCTCTTCGCCGAGGTGTTCAACGTCTTCCTTCCGCGCGGGAGCTGA
- a CDS encoding tripartite tricarboxylate transporter substrate binding protein, whose product MTVLTRIAAGIGLAAATLAQPALAQDYPDRPVEFIVPWSPGGGSDTLMRIVANNVSPYLGAEMPVINMPGVGGTVGLTEASRRDADGYTISQVHEGLLAATATGLTELKWDDFDPIALMTASPQYLVAASDQPFDTFEGLIEYAEANPGELTIGVTLGGVPHVHAAMIAEAYDLDWRYVGYEGTGERIRALVGGNLDLAIGDISSSLQFVENGDLVFLATGATERMEQTPDVPTFMELGSDLDLSVTRGIVMPAGAPEEAQATLEQALMELSQDETFIEQINNAGATVAFRGREEYTTYLSNLSDTVNRLAEVIAP is encoded by the coding sequence ATGACTGTCCTCACACGGATCGCCGCAGGCATCGGCCTGGCCGCCGCCACGCTGGCCCAGCCTGCCCTCGCGCAGGATTACCCCGACCGTCCCGTCGAGTTCATCGTGCCTTGGTCGCCCGGTGGCGGCAGCGACACGCTGATGCGCATCGTGGCCAACAACGTCTCGCCCTATCTCGGCGCGGAGATGCCCGTGATCAACATGCCCGGCGTCGGCGGCACCGTGGGCCTGACCGAAGCCTCGCGCCGCGATGCCGACGGCTACACGATCTCCCAGGTGCATGAGGGCCTTCTGGCCGCGACTGCGACCGGCCTGACCGAGCTGAAATGGGACGATTTCGATCCCATCGCGCTGATGACCGCCTCGCCGCAATACCTCGTGGCGGCCTCCGATCAGCCCTTCGACACGTTCGAGGGCCTGATCGAATATGCCGAGGCCAATCCCGGCGAACTGACCATCGGCGTCACGCTGGGCGGCGTGCCCCATGTGCACGCGGCCATGATCGCCGAGGCCTATGACCTCGACTGGCGCTATGTGGGCTATGAAGGCACGGGCGAGCGGATCCGCGCGCTTGTGGGCGGCAATCTCGATCTCGCCATCGGTGACATCTCTTCGTCGCTGCAATTCGTCGAGAACGGCGATCTGGTCTTTCTCGCCACCGGCGCCACCGAGCGGATGGAGCAGACCCCGGACGTGCCCACCTTCATGGAACTCGGTTCGGATCTCGACCTTTCGGTCACCCGTGGCATCGTGATGCCCGCAGGCGCGCCCGAAGAGGCTCAGGCCACGCTGGAACAGGCCCTGATGGAGCTGTCGCAGGACGAAACCTTCATCGAGCAGATCAACAACGCCGGGGCGACCGTCGCCTTCCGGGGCCGCGAGGAGTACACCACCTACCTCTCGAACCTTTCGGACACGGTTAACCGCCTGGCAGAGGTCATCGCACCGTGA
- a CDS encoding LysR family transcriptional regulator, with protein MDIRQLETLIAVADTGSFAAAARLVNLTSSAVSQQIQSLESEMGVQLFDRSKRPPRLNGKGEDFLRTARNVVQTMTEARVALSGGRTSGVLKFGAIRTVSTRFMPQAFAEMRRVYPDLAFNLSVGLSEKLMSDVGAGRLDAALVAEHVGVPSSLAWHPVIEEPLVLVAPPGTADETETELMRRLPFIRYETDVPLARQITTELSRLAIAPREVAVANTMPAVVGLVEAGLGFAVVPRIAYLDARSERLVCRPFGRGQISRRLGLVHRQNSTRSKTLATLRGILSDQGGALSDDAA; from the coding sequence ATGGATATCCGCCAGCTCGAAACCCTGATCGCCGTCGCGGACACCGGCAGCTTCGCCGCAGCGGCGCGGCTGGTGAACCTGACATCCTCCGCTGTTAGTCAACAAATTCAATCACTTGAGTCCGAAATGGGCGTGCAGCTTTTCGACCGGTCGAAGCGCCCGCCAAGGCTCAATGGCAAGGGGGAGGACTTCCTCCGAACCGCCCGCAATGTCGTGCAGACCATGACCGAGGCGCGGGTCGCCTTGTCGGGCGGGCGGACCTCGGGTGTGCTTAAATTCGGGGCAATTCGCACCGTGTCGACGCGCTTCATGCCGCAGGCCTTCGCTGAAATGCGTCGCGTCTATCCCGATCTCGCCTTCAATCTGTCGGTGGGGCTGTCGGAAAAACTGATGTCCGATGTCGGGGCAGGGCGGCTGGACGCGGCCCTCGTGGCCGAACATGTGGGCGTCCCGTCGAGCCTCGCCTGGCACCCGGTGATCGAGGAGCCGCTCGTGCTGGTCGCCCCACCCGGCACTGCGGACGAGACCGAAACGGAGCTGATGCGGCGGCTGCCCTTCATCCGCTACGAGACCGATGTGCCGCTGGCGCGCCAGATCACGACGGAGCTGTCGCGGCTTGCCATCGCGCCTCGCGAAGTTGCGGTCGCCAACACGATGCCCGCCGTGGTCGGGCTGGTGGAGGCGGGCCTGGGCTTCGCGGTCGTGCCCCGGATCGCCTATCTCGATGCCCGTTCGGAGCGGCTGGTCTGTCGACCTTTCGGGCGCGGCCAGATCTCGCGGCGGTTGGGGCTGGTGCATCGGCAGAACTCCACAAGGTCGAAGACGCTGGCCACCTTGCGCGGCATCCTGTCCGATCAGGGCGGGGCCTTGTCGGACGACGCGGCCTGA